Part of the Propioniciclava sp. MC1595 genome is shown below.
CGCCTGGGGGCTGCCCTTGAACCAGTGCAGGTCCTTGACCACGCGGTCGCTCAGCTTCTCGCGCGCCCCGGGCAGGAGCTTGTGGTAGCGCTTGTCGCGCAGGTCCTTCGTGGTGACCGAGCTCCCCCGCTTGAACAGGGTGTCGACGATGTGCTTCTCGGCGCGGGTCAGCTCGTCGGCGCTCTGCCGCTTCACGAACCGCCAGTGCTTGCCCTCCTCGACGATCTGGTAGTGCCCGCGGGCCGCCAGGTCGAGGATGGTCGCGGTCACGTCGACGTTGTCGGCCCGGGTGTCGAGCAGGACGCCGACCTCGCCCACGCGGGCGCCCTGCGGCGGGGTGAACTGCACGGCCACGGGGGCCTGCTTGGCGGACAGGCCCACGCGGGCCTGCTCGCCCGGCGCCGGCCGGACGCCCGGGGTCAGGCCGAGGTACACCTCGTCGCGCGACCAGCGCCGCGCCTTGAGCAGGACCGCGCCGATGCCCAGGACCGTCATGGCCGCGGTCAGGCCGACCGACAGCGGGGTCACGGGCAGGACGTTGCCGACGTGGTAGCGCTTGGTGATCCGCGGCTCGGCGCCGACGAACGTGCCCGCCGGGAAGCCGGCCACGACCTGGACGCCCTGGCCCGGCTCGAGGCCGGAGGCGTGGAAGCTGGCCGTCGAGGCGTCCGAGGTCGCCTCACAGGGCTGGTCGAAGCGCCGCCCCTCGAAGCACGCCACGCGCGTGATCCCGACCGGGCCGGTGACGGTCGTGGTGACGTCGTCGATGGGCACCTGCCAACCGGTGCCGATGACGTTCCAGTTGAACTCGTCCAGGCCGCTGGTCGCGTGCCGCGGCGCCAGCAGGCCGCGCGCGGTGTAGTTGATGACGTAGGTCTGGGTGCCGTCGACGCGCGTACCCTCGCGGCCGATGCGGATCACCTGGTTGCCCTCCTCGGTGGTCACGTACGTCTCGGCGGGCGCGCCGCTGGGGCTGGTCACCTCGCCGAGCGTGATGTCGACCATCCGCCACTGGTCGGGGTTGCCCTCGACGCGCTGCTGGGTCGGCAGCGTGACGAACGGGCCGTGCCCGGCGCTGCGGCCGAAGTGGAAGTCGAACTCGATCCGGACGGTGCTCAGGCCGTCGGCCGCGACGTCGACGCGGGCGTCGTAGCGGGTGATCCGCCACTCGCGGGGGGTGTCGTCGTCGGCCTGGGCGCGTGGCGCCACACCGAGCACGAAGGCGAGCGTGAGGAACAGTGCGAGGGTGA
Proteins encoded:
- a CDS encoding DUF2207 domain-containing protein, translated to MRRFTRLTLALFLTLAFVLGVAPRAQADDDTPREWRITRYDARVDVAADGLSTVRIEFDFHFGRSAGHGPFVTLPTQQRVEGNPDQWRMVDITLGEVTSPSGAPAETYVTTEEGNQVIRIGREGTRVDGTQTYVINYTARGLLAPRHATSGLDEFNWNVIGTGWQVPIDDVTTTVTGPVGITRVACFEGRRFDQPCEATSDASTASFHASGLEPGQGVQVVAGFPAGTFVGAEPRITKRYHVGNVLPVTPLSVGLTAAMTVLGIGAVLLKARRWSRDEVYLGLTPGVRPAPGEQARVGLSAKQAPVAVQFTPPQGARVGEVGVLLDTRADNVDVTATILDLAARGHYQIVEEGKHWRFVKRQSADELTRAEKHIVDTLFKRGSSVTTKDLRDKRYHKLLPGAREKLSDRVVKDLHWFKGSPQAAQGLALAGAILLVLSGIAVGAVLGFAFGLGLVGLAPVIAGLVLAPLAFKAGRRTAEGSAVLAQSKGFELYLRTAEADQIKFEEGVDVFSRYLPWATIFGVADRWAKIFEQLAAEGRYTPHDDWYVGHSLYQGAYFSSAMNDLSHTLSESMQQAVSAQTAATAGSSGGSGFSGGGGFGGGGGGGW